GCTTTCGTCATCAGGCCAGCTGTTGTCATCCTCGCCGTAGGCGGGCTGAGGCTCAGGTACGGGCTCCACAATCTGCTGCCCAACACCTTGCCGCCGTGAGATCGCATCGAGAGGCCGCTTACGACTAGATGCGGCAGGCGATTCAGTCCGCAGGGCTGGCTCAACCGGATCCCTCCAGTCTTCTTCTTCGTCCATCAGCCAATCGATCTTGTCGCCGACCCAGCGACCCACGGTTTCGAGATCCATGCCAGGACGGGCTCCTCCACCTGGCCTTCGCCCAGGTCGCGTGCCAGCCACACCATCCACCAGCTGACGACCGGTTGCAAGCCACTGATCCAATCGCCGGTCACCAGAGTCCTGACTGCGCTGCACCTGACTGCGCTGCCGCGGTTGAAAACGTCCATCCATGTCCTGACCTTAACGACGACGCTGCTGCAGCCAACGCTCCCTTTGCCAACCGATCAACGCAATGGACACCCCGCCAGCTTCTAGGACCCAAAGAAACAAATCCATCTCAATCCTGAGCGGGGGCAGGTACATAGCTGAGTAGACAACTCACGTGCCAGTGACCGTCATGATGCCGATCACAGCACAACCTGCAAGCCGCTTGCCTGACCCGGCGCCGATAGGGAGTCCGCTGTTCACAGATCGGACAGCTGGCAATCCAACGCGGGGGGCTTTGCTGAACCGGAAAACGATGGCGAATGCTCACCTTGAATCGGGATTGAGAGGCATTAATCGCCTCCATCTGAGCCCGAAAACAAGGGCCATGACCCTCCCGTTGACCCAACACCAAATCCACCCAGGCATGAATCATTTCATGACAAAGAGTGCTCTCGGTGGCGCAGCGAGGCAAAGGATCCAGCAAGGGTTTTGAGAGCACAATCTCCCGACCAAGAGGCGGTGCAACCGCCGGCCCGCGGCGATAAAAGCCCGCCGTCTTGCGCATCCGCCCATCACTCCAGCGCAAGGAGACCAGGGGGCCTGTGCCCCGCACTAGGCCGCCATCGAAATGTTCTCGATTAAGCCTGTGAAACAAAGGCAGCAGTGGCTCGAGGGGCATGGGGACTGAGAAAGAAGCCAAACAGCACGAAAGTCGGCTCAGTCTGCCTCGTTCCTGCATCCAGTCGGTCAGAATCTGCATTCATTCGGATGCACCCCGATGGAACTGGGCTTGGTTCGCGAGATCGGTAGCAAGGCTTTATTAGCCGGCGGTGGCGCTCTGCTGCTCTACTGGACCATCACGGCGGTGAAGCTGGTGCTGAGCGCCCGTGGCATCAATCCGCTGATCAAGCAGTTCTTCACGCAAGTGGCAGCGGGAAGAATCGATGCTGCTTACTTGCTCACCACCAAGAACTATCGCCAGCACGTGAATCGTCAACAGTTCATTCGCTATCTGGCGGGTTTGAAGCTCAATCGCTTCCGCAATCTCAAATCTGGTCGCCCCCGGCTGCAGGAAGGCAACATCATCCTGACCGTGAAGTTGATCGCAGACGACAAAGAAGAGATGCCCCTGGATTTCACATTTATCAAATCGGATGAGTCCTGGAAGATCGAGCGCATCGTCGCCGTGAACAGCTGAGCACGAAGCGTTGAGTGGGTCGCAGCCGCTTAGATCGTCCAGCAGCTCTCGATCGCGAGCAGAGGACTTGCGGCGCCTGCTCAACCGAGCGGCACACGCCTATTACGTCCTCAACGCTCCGGTCATGGAAGATCCGGTGTACGACCAGTTCTACAGGGAGCTTCAAGAGCTAGAGCACCAAGATTCAGCCTTGGTGAGTGCAGACAGCCCAACCCAGCGCGTGGGTGGGCGCCTATCGGAAGGCTTCCACAGCGTGCGCCACAGGATTCCCCTGTTCAGCCTCGACAATGCGTTTAACCGTGACGAGCTGCATGGCTGGTATGGCCGTCTGCTCAAGGTGCTTGACCGCGCACCAGCAGAAGGAGCTCCACCTCCGGCCCTGGCCATGGTGGGAGAACTCAAAATCGATGGCAACGCTCTCGCCCTGAGCTACGAAAACGGCGTACTCGTCCGGGCCGCGACGCGCGGGGACGGTGAACAGGGAGAAGAGATCACCGCCAACGTGCGCACCATCAGCTCCATTCCCTTGCGCTTGCACCTCGAACCGGCACCCGCCTGGGTGGAAGTGCGTGGGGAGGCCTTCATCCCCGATGCCACCTTTCATGCGATCAACAACGAACGTCTAAGCCGCGACGAACCTCTCTTTGCCAATCCCCGCAATGCCTGCGCTGGAACGTTGCGCCAACTAGATCCAAGCGTTGTGGCCTCAAGACGGCTGGACTTTTTTGCCTACACGCTTCAGCTGCCAGAAGACTGGCAAGGATGCAGGCCGCTCACGCAATGGGATGCCCTGCAATGGCTGGGCGATGCCGGATTCAAGGTGAATCCCAATGCGGGTTTATTGCCAGATCTTCAATCGGTAGAGCAGTTCTTCGACACCTGGGATACAGAGCGCCGGCAGCTCAATTACGCCACCGATGGTGTGGTGGTGAAGCTCAATGATTTACGCCTGCAGGATGCAGCAGGCTTTACTCAAAAAGCACCACGCTGGGCGATTGCGCTCAAGTATCCAGCAGAGGAAGCTGCAACCAAGATCCTGAGAGTCAGCTGTCAGGTGGGACGCACGGGAGTGATCACTCCGGTGGCCGAATTCGAGCCTGTGCTGTTGGCCGGCACGAGCGTTAGCCGAGCCAGCCTGCATAACGCCGACAGACTGGTCGAGCTCGATCTTCATGACGGCGACACCATTGTGGTGCGCAAGGCCGGAGAAATTATCCCAGAAGTAGTGCGGGTGTTGCCGGAGCTACGACCTGCGCTGGCCCAACCCGTGGAGCTCCCCAAGACCTGCCCAACCTGCGGATCCACCTTGGTGCGCGAAACCAGCGAATCAGCCACGCGCTGCATCAACAGCAGCTGCCCCGCGATCCTGCGGGGTGCCCTGCGCCACTGGGTCAGCAAGGGGGCCATGGATGTGGATGGCCTGGGCAGCAAGCTCATTGAGCAACTGGTGGATCGAGGCCTCGTTCAATCGATTGCAGACCTGTATCGCCTCGACATGGCCCTGCTTGGCAGCCTGGAGCGCATGGGCACAAAAAGCGCCGAGAATTTAATTCAAGCGTTGGAGGCATCCCGCTCTAAAGGATGGGCCAAACAGCTCTATGGCCTCGGCATCCATCACGTCGGAGACGTGAACGCCAAGGCGATTACTGCTGCTTTTGCCAATGCAGACGACCTGAATCAAGCGGCGTGTCACGCACCAGACAGCATCACCACAATTTTTGGTGTCGGCAAAGAAATTGCCCAAAGCTTGCAGCAGTGGTTTTCCAACCCTGCCAATCAGCGGCTACTCGATGAGTTGCGGAGCCTCGGATTCAGCCTGGCACTCAATGAGAAAGAGCAAACACGAGCCACTGCGGCGGCGGCCAACGATCATTTATCTGGTTCAACCTTTGTACTGACCGGTACCTTGCCCACACTCACCCGTTCTCAAGCCAAAGAGCAAATCGAGGCTTGCGGAGGCAAAGTGTCGGGATCGGTCAGCAAAAAAACCAGCTATCTCGTGGCAGGTGAAGAGGCTGGAAGCAAACTCACCAAAGCCCAGGAGCTTGGGGTCCAAGTCCTTGACGAGGCTGACCTGCTGAACATGCTGAGAGGATCAGGGTAAGAATTCTTCTAGGCATGCAAAGCCCAGTTCAGAATCTGCTTGGGAGCCTCTCAGGTGAGTGGAAACTGAACCTGGAGACGCAGATCCCCAGGAACGACCTCTACAAAAGTCGAATTGCCTCTTCGAGGCCGACGCTGGGCTTCTTTTTGCTGCTGATCTGTTCAGCTGTGATTGCAACGCTCGGATTGATCTCCAACAGCACCGCTGTGGTGATCGGCGCCATGATCGTGGCCCCACTGATGGACCCAATCCTCAGCCTTGCCTTCGGACTCTCGATTGCCGACAACCGCTTGGTGAAACGGTCGGCGATCACGGTGATCATTGGCGTTCTCACTGTGATTGCCACGGCAACGCTGTTGGGCTGGATTCTCGATGCCAGTGAGGTGAATCGAGAGATCTACAGCCGAACCGCACCCAACCTGATCGACCTCGGCATTGCAGTAGCTGCCGCCATCGCCGGATCGTTCACATTGACCCGGGATCGATTGTCCAATTCGATCGCAGGGGTGGCCATCGCCGTGGCCCTGGTGCCACCGCTATGCGTCTGCGGAATTGGACTCAGCATGGGCTCGGAAGTCATTGCCGTGTTCGGCCGGGGCAGCGTTGCTGGACTCAGCAATCAGATCTCAGAAGGATCATTTTTACTCTTCCTAGCCAACTTAATTGGCATCACAGTTGCCAGCTTGATGGTGTTTTTGTTGCAGCGCTATGGCTCGATTCATCGCAGCTGGCGCAACCTACTTGTTTGGCTAGGACTACTCGGCCTGCTGTGCATCCCCTTGGCATCGTCACTCCGAGACTTCAGCATTCGCCAAAACATTGACGCCCAATTTGCCACCTTTAAAGCAGGACGCGTCAAGCAATTCAAGCTGACCGAAAAGAATCCATACCTCTGGAAAAAAGTAAAATTGCTCTATAGCAATGTTCGCGTTTCCCAGAACAACGCCACCATTGAGCTTGTCCTCAATGCCCAAGAAGGGCTGATCACTCAAAAGGTTATTGATGAGCTCCATCAACGGATCATCACGAGAGCAAGAAAGGATTATGGGATCAACGAAATCAGCGTTAATATCAGTGTGATTCCCAACCAAATCTTCAAATACAACTTTACTGAAGGCAAACAATCATGAGCTCACCCCAAGCCTTCCGCTGGATCAAAACAGAATGTGGTCGAGCTAAGTATGTTGAGCTGGCCTCTCGCAGCGGTGTTGCAGCAAAGCTTCGCTTGGGATGGTTTGTCGTGATTGCTGCAGCACGGGACCTTCGAACCCCGAATCCAGACCACACTCCTCACTAATCAATCAAAATCAATCACAAAAGAAATTAAACCCTTAGGAAAATTCGCGAACTCAGCACACTCCTATTGGACCAAAAAAAGGAACATCTAAATACAAGAACGTTCGCCATTAACTTGCGATTACATCAGCAAACATCCATTTAGCCAATAACTTTCAAAGGCTTTTATTGAACCTCGCTCGTCTCATCTTTCAAAGCCCGTTGTGCTGCACGCCCCACCAACCAAACCACCGCAACCGTGGCCAAAATGCCAACCACACGCAGAATCCAGCCCTGTGCTGAAGCTTCTCCAGCGAGCACCTCACCAAAACGAGCAGCATCACCCGCCAAGGCGCCCAAAGCACAAAACAAAATAGTGCCGGGAATGATGCCAATTAAACCGATGCTGTAATCACGCAAGCTCACCTCACTGAGGCCATAAACCAAATTCAATAACGAAAACGGAAACGCTGGAGATAGACGCGTCAACAGCACAAGCTTGAGCCCCTCTTGGCTCACGGCCCTCTCCACAGCCTGAAGCTTTGGATACTGCATCAGACGCTTGCTCGTCCAATCACGCAACCAATATCGGCCGAGCAAAAACGCGGCCTCTGCGCCGAAACAGGCCCCAACAAACACAATCAGGCTTCCCCACCAAGTGCCGTAGAGAGCACCCGCCAACATCGAAGCCCATACGCCCGGAAGCAACAGCGTCACCCAAACCGCATAAAGAGGAATGAACACCAGTCCGCCCAAAGGAGAGCGCAGCCAGAGCATCAATGGCTCGAACCAGGACATTCCCTCAATCATGTGTCCCACATCACCCGAGGCCAGCATTCCATCGTGATCGTTTTGGTGCCGAAGGGGATCATGCCTACTTTTACGCTAATGATTGGACAACTGTTCTAGAGGTATGGCAGCAAACCGCCTTTGTGCATCGATCAGAAGGAACAGACACCGACGCATCGCTCTCGTTCTGAGCACATCCTTACTTGGGGGCTGTGCCATGACCGACAACCAAGGATCGATCGTGTTGAAGGTGGCGCAAGCCAGCAATGAAAACGAACAACACTCCGACCATCGTTTTGAGACAGAACGGAAGATCACCAGGAATTTTCAACAGCAATTAAAAGAAATGCAGCCTGGAATCAAGCTGCATCCGTCGATCTATCCCGAAGAATCTCTAGTGAGGGCGCTGAAAACTCAAACCAACAGCGGCCTAGGACCGGACCTTGTGATTGCAGATAGCAATCAAGCCCTGAGCCTTCTTGCCTTGGGTCTGACCGATCCCATCAAGCTGACGAAAGAGCGTCAAAACTTGATCAACCCAGCAGCCCTAGAGCGCGTTAAGACAGCCAACGGATCCCTAGCGGGGCAACCGGTCTCGCAGTATTTCCAGATGGCTTGCTTCGATAAACGCAAGCTCAAAAAAGCTCCTGAAACACTCAAAGAACTGTCCGAGGCGAGTGGCACTGGCACGATCTTTGGAATGGTTACCAACCTCCAGGATCTTTACTGGAGCCTTGGCAGCTTCGGGGCGGGCGAGGCATTAACAGCCTCGTTAGCAGGTCAAAAAGTCACTGTGGCGGCCCATGAACGCCTAACGCAATGGATGCGTTGGCTCAAGGCATCCAGCTATCAGCAAAATATCGTGTTCTTACGAAATCAAGCCGCACTTCGAAAGGCGTTTATCAAGGGCGACATGCATTGGATCAGCTGTTGGAGTACCCAGCTACCCCAACTCCGTGAAAAGATCAAAGATCATCTCGGCATCGCCCCATTACCAAGTGGAGAGTTTGGACGGGCAACACCGATCACACGCTTGCAAGTTTGGGCTCTTGGTAAAAACTCAAGTAGACGCCAACGAGCGGAAAGCCTGAACTTGCTGGATTTCATGGTGCAACCCTGGGCTCAGAAAACCTACGCTCTCACATACCGGACGGGCTTTCCAGTTAATCCTGCAGCGGCAATGATCGTTAGCAAACAATTACCCCCAGGGTTCTCTAAGTTTAGCGAGGAAGAAAACAAGCGTGT
This portion of the Synechococcus sp. ROS8604 genome encodes:
- a CDS encoding TVP38/TMEM64 family protein, translating into MSWFEPLMLWLRSPLGGLVFIPLYAVWVTLLLPGVWASMLAGALYGTWWGSLIVFVGACFGAEAAFLLGRYWLRDWTSKRLMQYPKLQAVERAVSQEGLKLVLLTRLSPAFPFSLLNLVYGLSEVSLRDYSIGLIGIIPGTILFCALGALAGDAARFGEVLAGEASAQGWILRVVGILATVAVVWLVGRAAQRALKDETSEVQ
- a CDS encoding TIGR00341 family protein, encoding MQSPVQNLLGSLSGEWKLNLETQIPRNDLYKSRIASSRPTLGFFLLLICSAVIATLGLISNSTAVVIGAMIVAPLMDPILSLAFGLSIADNRLVKRSAITVIIGVLTVIATATLLGWILDASEVNREIYSRTAPNLIDLGIAVAAAIAGSFTLTRDRLSNSIAGVAIAVALVPPLCVCGIGLSMGSEVIAVFGRGSVAGLSNQISEGSFLLFLANLIGITVASLMVFLLQRYGSIHRSWRNLLVWLGLLGLLCIPLASSLRDFSIRQNIDAQFATFKAGRVKQFKLTEKNPYLWKKVKLLYSNVRVSQNNATIELVLNAQEGLITQKVIDELHQRIITRARKDYGINEISVNISVIPNQIFKYNFTEGKQS
- a CDS encoding SprT family zinc-dependent metalloprotease, whose translation is MPLEPLLPLFHRLNREHFDGGLVRGTGPLVSLRWSDGRMRKTAGFYRRGPAVAPPLGREIVLSKPLLDPLPRCATESTLCHEMIHAWVDLVLGQREGHGPCFRAQMEAINASQSRFKVSIRHRFPVQQSPPRWIASCPICEQRTPYRRRVRQAACRLCCDRHHDGHWHVSCLLSYVPAPAQD
- a CDS encoding RNA helicase produces the protein MDGRFQPRQRSQVQRSQDSGDRRLDQWLATGRQLVDGVAGTRPGRRPGGGARPGMDLETVGRWVGDKIDWLMDEEEDWRDPVEPALRTESPAASSRKRPLDAISRRQGVGQQIVEPVPEPQPAYGEDDNSWPDDESFRVERWSRSAAPPAITPAPQPVPRGPGPSRRPLPRSSRRRD
- the ligA gene encoding NAD-dependent DNA ligase LigA, encoding MSGSQPLRSSSSSRSRAEDLRRLLNRAAHAYYVLNAPVMEDPVYDQFYRELQELEHQDSALVSADSPTQRVGGRLSEGFHSVRHRIPLFSLDNAFNRDELHGWYGRLLKVLDRAPAEGAPPPALAMVGELKIDGNALALSYENGVLVRAATRGDGEQGEEITANVRTISSIPLRLHLEPAPAWVEVRGEAFIPDATFHAINNERLSRDEPLFANPRNACAGTLRQLDPSVVASRRLDFFAYTLQLPEDWQGCRPLTQWDALQWLGDAGFKVNPNAGLLPDLQSVEQFFDTWDTERRQLNYATDGVVVKLNDLRLQDAAGFTQKAPRWAIALKYPAEEAATKILRVSCQVGRTGVITPVAEFEPVLLAGTSVSRASLHNADRLVELDLHDGDTIVVRKAGEIIPEVVRVLPELRPALAQPVELPKTCPTCGSTLVRETSESATRCINSSCPAILRGALRHWVSKGAMDVDGLGSKLIEQLVDRGLVQSIADLYRLDMALLGSLERMGTKSAENLIQALEASRSKGWAKQLYGLGIHHVGDVNAKAITAAFANADDLNQAACHAPDSITTIFGVGKEIAQSLQQWFSNPANQRLLDELRSLGFSLALNEKEQTRATAAAANDHLSGSTFVLTGTLPTLTRSQAKEQIEACGGKVSGSVSKKTSYLVAGEEAGSKLTKAQELGVQVLDEADLLNMLRGSG
- a CDS encoding ABC transporter substrate-binding protein, which gives rise to MTDNQGSIVLKVAQASNENEQHSDHRFETERKITRNFQQQLKEMQPGIKLHPSIYPEESLVRALKTQTNSGLGPDLVIADSNQALSLLALGLTDPIKLTKERQNLINPAALERVKTANGSLAGQPVSQYFQMACFDKRKLKKAPETLKELSEASGTGTIFGMVTNLQDLYWSLGSFGAGEALTASLAGQKVTVAAHERLTQWMRWLKASSYQQNIVFLRNQAALRKAFIKGDMHWISCWSTQLPQLREKIKDHLGIAPLPSGEFGRATPITRLQVWALGKNSSRRQRAESLNLLDFMVQPWAQKTYALTYRTGFPVNPAAAMIVSKQLPPGFSKFSEEENKRVSRGDAIVSAIDEKPRLKRGIQSTLNELIFEGLSPEKAATELENQMKAKR